The Geothrix oryzae DNA window TGGGGCCCGACTTCCAGGGAAACCTCGCGGCGATGATCCAGGGGTTGCATGCCCAATTCGAGAAGGAGCCCAAGGATGCGGGATTCCCGAAGAAGGTGGCCCGCCGGATCAACCAGTTCGGCCAATGGTGGTCGTTCGTCCGGCACTATCTCGAAACGAGGCGGGACCAGCTGAACCGGGCCGCGGCCAACGGCGGTGAGCCCGTGAGCCTGCCCGGTGGGCGGACACTCCGCGGGGAGGTCCTCACGACCCTGGGGGAGGTCATCAAGGTGGTCGAGGCCTTCGAGACCATCACGAACCGCTGCGCCCGGGGGATCGAAGGCATCGTCGCCCGCTCCTGAAGCCGGTTTCAGCTCCGGCGTTTCAGGCTGAGTTCGAGCACGAAAGTCGCCACGGGCTCGAAGGTGCCATCCGGGGTCTTCACCGCCGCCTGGATGGCCATGGGTTCGGTGATGCGGTCTTCGGAAGCCAAGGTGCGGCGCACCTGGTCGCGGATGGCCTCGCCCTCCTCGCAGATGAAGTAGACATCGGATTCGGGGCGCTTGAGAAAGGTGGCCTGAAAGGCCTTGAAGACCAGGGACACCGGCTGCCCGGACCGCTTGATCTGATCCATGGCGAGCAGGCCCCCGGCGCAGTCCGCCCCGATGGCCAGGGCGCCGAAGTACATCGAACCCAGGTGATTGCGCGTCCACCGCCGGAGCGGAACCCGGACCACGCAACGGGTTTCGCTGAGTTCCACGACGCTGGGATGC harbors:
- a CDS encoding DUF4442 domain-containing protein, producing the protein MAGALQRFKQTFGMRLFGWLKIPLLASVHPSVVELSETRCVVRVPLRRWTRNHLGSMYFGALAIGADCAGGLLAMDQIKRSGQPVSLVFKAFQATFLKRPESDVYFICEEGEAIRDQVRRTLASEDRITEPMAIQAAVKTPDGTFEPVATFVLELSLKRRS